From a single Pyxicephalus adspersus chromosome 11, UCB_Pads_2.0, whole genome shotgun sequence genomic region:
- the UBE2J2 gene encoding ubiquitin-conjugating enzyme E2 J2: MSSNSNKRAPTTATQRLKQDYLRIKKDPVPYICAEPLPSNILEWHYVVRGPEMTPYEGGYYHGKLIFPREFPFKPPSIYMITPNGRFKCNTRLCLSITDFHPDTWNPAWSVSTILTGLLSFMVEKGPTLGSIETSDFTKRQLASQSLAYNLKDKVFCELFPEVVEEIKNKQRAQEELNNRPQTLPLPDVVPDTEAHFGQNGAPLLNGHAPLAAANHPGLQQPNRNHGLLGGALANVFVIVGFAAFAYTVKYVLRSIAQE, translated from the exons aTGAGCAGCAACAGTAATAAAAGAGCACCAACAACTGCAACACAACGATTAAAGCAAGACTACCTGCGCATCAAAAAAGATCCAGTGCCTTACATCTGTGCTGAACCCCTCCCTTCAAATATTTTGGAATG GCACTATGTAGTTCGAGGACCTGAGATGACCCCTTATGAAG GTGGTTACTATCATGGGAAACTAATATTTCCAAGAGAATTCCCCTTTAAACCACCTAGTATTTATATGATCACTCCTAATGGACGGTTTAAATGTAACACACG GCTCTGCCTTTCAATCACAGACTTCCATCCAGACACATGGAATCCAGCTTGGTCGGTATCAACAATTCTCACAGGTCTACTCAGCTTCATGGTGGAGAAAGGACCCACCCTGGGCAGCATAGAGACTTCAGACTTTACT AAACGACAACTTGCATCACAAAGCTTAGCATATAACTTAAAGGATAAAGTTTTCTGTGAGCTGTTTCCAGAAGTAGTTGAG GAAATCAAGAACAAACAGCGAGCACAAGAAGAGCTTAACAACCGGCCACAGACCCTTCCTCTCCCAGATGTTGTGCCAGACACAGAAGCCCACTTTGGACAGAATGGAGCGCCACTCTTGAATGGTCACGCTCCCCTGGCAGCAGCAAATCATCCTGGTCTACAGCAGCCAAACCGCAACCATGGACTTTTAGGAGGTGCCCTGGCCAATGTCTTTGTCATAGTGGGATTTGCAGCCTTTGCCTACACAGTCAAGTATGTACTGAGAAGCATAGCCCAGGAATGA